From the Meleagris gallopavo isolate NT-WF06-2002-E0010 breed Aviagen turkey brand Nicholas breeding stock chromosome 17, Turkey_5.1, whole genome shotgun sequence genome, one window contains:
- the SMARCB1 gene encoding SWI/SNF-related matrix-associated actin-dependent regulator of chromatin subfamily B member 1 — protein MMMMALSKTFGQKPVKFQLEEDGEFYMIGSEVGNYLRMFRGSLYKRYPSLWRRLATVEERKKIVASSHENQRSHSPRRYHGYTTLATSVTLLKASEVEEILDGNDEKYKAVSISTEPPTYLREQKAKRNNQWVPTLPNSSHHLDAVPCSTTINRNRMGRDKKRTFPLCFDDHDPAVIHENASQPEVLVPIRLDMEIDGQKLRDAFTWNMNEKLMTPEMFSEILCDDLDLNPLTFVPAIASAIRQQIESYPTDSILEDQSDQRVIIKLNIHVGNISLVDQFEWDMSEKENSPEKFALKLCSELGLGGEFVTTIAYSIRGQLSWHQKTYAFSENPLPTVEIAIRNTGDADQWCPLLETLTDAEMEKKIRDQDRNTRRMRRLANTAPAW, from the exons ATGATGATGATGGCGCTGAGCAAAACCTTTGGGCAGAAGCCTGTTAAGTTCCAGCTGGAGGAGGACGGCGAGTTCTATATGATCGGCTCCGAG gtgGGGAACTACCTGCGTATGTTCCGGGGCTCGCTGTACAAGAGGTACCCCTCACTCTGGAGACGACTGGCCAcagtggaagaaaggaagaagatagTGGCATCTTCACATG AAAATCAGCGGTCTCACAGTCCCAGAAGAT ATCATGGATATACAACATTAGCCACCAGTGTGACACTGTTGAAGGCCTCTGAAGTGGAAGAGATCTTGGATGGAAATGATGAGAAATACAAGGCAGTGTCTATCAGCACAGAACCTCCCACCTACCTCAG AGAACAGAAGGCAAAGAGGAACAACCAGTGGGTGCCAACGCTGCCCAACAGCTCTCATCACCTGGATGCAGTGCCGTGCTCAACAACAATTAACAGAAATCGCATGGGCAGGGACAAGAAGAGGACATTCCCTCTGTG CTTTGATGACCATGACCCAGCAGTCATCCATGAGAACGCATCCCAGCCAGAGGTTCTGGTTCCAATCAGGCTTGACATGGAAATTGATGGGCAGAAACTCAGAGATGCATTTACATGGAACATGAATG AAAAGCTGATGACCCCAGAAATGTTCTCAGAGATTCTTTGTGATGACCTGGATTTGAATCCTCTGACCTTTGTCCCTGCTATTGCCTCTGCCATCCGACAGCAGATCGAATCGTACCCAACTGACAGCATCCTAGAGGATCAGTCAGACCAACGCGTTATTATTAAG CTAAACATCCACGTAGGGAACATCTCCCTTGTAGACCAGTTTGAATGGGACATGTCAGAGAAGGAGAATTCACCAGAGAAGTTTGCCTTGAAGCTGTGCTCAGAGCTTGGTCTGGGTGGGGAGTTTGTCACTACTATTGCCTACAGCATCCGGGGGCAGCTGAGCTGGCATCAGAAGACATATGCCTTCAG tgaaaaCCCTTTGCCGACTGTGGAAATCGCGATTCGCAACACAGGGGATGCTGACCAGTGGTGCCCTCTTCTGGAAACCCTCACAGATGCCGAGATGGAGAAGAAGATCAGAGACCAGGATAGAAATACAAG